From the genome of Candidatus Firestonebacteria bacterium RIFOXYD2_FULL_39_29:
CTTAAACTGCCCTGGACATTAACAATGTCCCGCCCCTTTGCGAGTATGAACCTTGGACCGGCTTTGTTGGCGTTTCTGCCGTTTCTCTTCTGGCCTCTCCTGAAAAAAAGAAGAGAAAAGAAGCCGTTACAATCCTTGCTGGTATTTATAGCAATTACTGCGCTGTTTTGGGTAAGTGTTACCAGAATAGCCAGGTTTTTTATTCCCGGACTTATTTTTCTTTCGCTGTATTTTGGTTATGTGATAACCAGTTTCCTTAAGGAAGAAAAAGACGAATACGCTTCTTTTACTGTTTTTGCTGTACTTGCTGTACTTGCTGTCAATAACCTGGTTTGGGTCTCAAATATTAACTTCAGAAATATGGACCCGGTTTCGCTATTTTCCGGTAAACTCACAAAAGAAAAATATCTCGGCATTCAAAGAGGTACGTATCCTAATCCGTATTTTAAAGCTGTGGAATATTTAAATAAAATAAAAACGGAGCCGGGAAGTAAAGTACTTTTTATAGGAGAGAGCAGAGCTTTTTACTGTAAAAAACCGTTCATAGCGGGAACAGATTATGACGTGATACCGCTGCTTCAATACATGGAAAGAGCGAAAAGTGAAGGCGGCCTGAAAAATGTTTTAAAAAAAGAAAACATCTCGCTTGCTCTCATTAATATCAGGGAGGCGAAACGGCTTTCGAGTTATAATAATGCTGATTTACCGTTAATATTGCGAAGCAGTCAATTTAATGACGCTTTTGAAGTGGTTTTTAATGATACCAATTCTGATCTATATGTTTGCGTTGTGAAAAAATAACAAGGAGAAAGGATGATTCTCTTAATTTCATAGTGCTTCTTGATTCAAAAGTATTTGATTTAGATTGAAGGAAAGAGAATTAACTGAATATTGTAAAAGTAGAAGTATTATGTTAAAATTAAGCAGTAATAAACGGAGGTTTTTAAAGTGAATAGAGCACATGGAGCCGAAATAACGATAGACCGCTTGAATAAGGAATTGGAAAGCCTGAAGAAAAAGATTTTTACTTACGAGACGCTTAATTCTGAAAAAGAGATTAAGAATATTAGTGGTTCTTTCAAAAGCGGTAAAGAAGTTATCAACCACGTTAAAAGCTGATGTATAAATTATATACTACAAAGATTTTGGATTTAATAGCAAATCCCCCTGCGAGCCTCATCTAAAGATGCAAAAACTATCCGTACTTCTCAAAAACGAAAAAGCTGTATGAAAAACAAGAACAATAAGAAAATAATAATATTGAGCGCCGTACTGGTGGTCCTTACGGTTATTTTATTTTTGGTCAGTGACTGGTTCTGGACCGCACTTTCTCCTGTAACACATAATATTTTGCTGGAAAAATACTCTAAAGAGTATAAACTTGACCCTCTCTTAGTGGCCGCGATTATCAGATCTGAAAGCGCTTTTAATCCGATTGCGGTCTCAGAAAAAGGGGCGATAGGTCTTATGCAGCTTATGCCGGAAACAGCGGAAGAAATGGCTCATGAGTTGAACGTTGATTATGTGAATATAGAAGACTTGTACAACCCTGAGATTAACATTCACCTGGGGTATTACTATATGGTAAAACTCCTGAAGCGTTATAACGGCAACCTGGTTTTTGCTCTTGCGGCCTATAATGCCGGCACAAAAAATGCCGACGAGTGGATCAAAAATTATAAAGGAGATCCTGATAGGGCGGTTATGGTAATAAGTTTTCCCGAAACAAGAAAATTTGTAAAAGAAGTGTACTCCACTTATGATATATTAAAATTTGCGCGCAAACTTAAACGCGCGTTGCAGCTAAAGGAATTTTAATGGAAAAAAATGGATTGTTGACGCCCATGATGCGGCAATACCGGGAGCTTAAAAAGCAGCATCCCGACGCTATCTTGTTTTTCCGGCTGGGGGATTTTTACGAGATGTTTTTTGAGGATGCCAAGCTGGCCTCTTCCCTGCTTCAAATTGTACTAACAAAAAGAGGCGGGGGCCGGAATCCGAAAGATCCCAGGGATACTTCAGTTTCTGAACCTGTCCCTATGTGCGGTATTCCTTTTCATTCTGCGTTAAATTATATTACCAAGCTGATAAAGAGCGGGCATAAAGTTGCAATTTGCGAGCAAGTAGAAGATCCCAGGCTGGCAAAAGGAATAGTAAAAAGGGAGATAGTAAAATTAATTACCCCTGGGACGGTGCTTGAAGACGGGTTGCTCGAACAAAAATCAAATAACTTCCTGGCCGCATTATATATAGAAGGGGAAGAAGCGGGAGTGGCGTTCTTGGATATTTCTACGGGCGAGCTTTTGACTTCTGAAGTTAACATAAAAGACGGACTTGATACTGTTTACGACGAATTGAATAAATATAAACCCAAAGAAATAATATTGCCGGCCTCCTATGAAAGCAGCAAACCCGGATTGATCAAATATCTTGAAAGCAGCGGTGTTTTAACGGGTTTTCAGGAGGATTATTACTTCGATCATGAAGTTGCGAAAGAAATACTGCTAAAACACTTTAAAACTGCCTCGCTTGACGGTTTTGGCCTGGCAGAATATAAAGCGGCGGTATCGGCCTCCGGAGTGGCTTTAAAATATGCCGAAGAAACCCAGAAAGGTTCGGTATCTCATTTAAGTAAGATCAGCGTGTATAATCCGGGAATGTTCATGCTGGTGGACAGCGCGACCAGGAAGAACCTTGAATTATTTGAGCGCATGGCGGATAAAAGCCAGGAAGGTACGCTTTTTTATGTTCTTGATAAAACAAGAAGCGCTATGGGCGGCCGTGTATTAAAGAGGTGGATACTGGAGCCCCTTATAGACGTAAAGGAGATAGAAAGCAGACTGGAAGGTGTGGACGAATTCCTGCAGGATTATATTTTAAGGCAGGAGTTGAGAAATGTTATCGGACAACTTGCGGATTTTGAAAGGGTTTGCGGTAAGATCGGCTGCAAGGCCTTGAACGCCCGGGAACTTATTTCGCTAAAAAATTCTTTAAAAGAACTTCCAAAGATAAAAGAGCTTCTCGGTAAATCAGATTCCGGTATTTTAATGAAGATAAAAGATAATATTTGTTTGCTGAAAGAACAAGCCTGCTTGATCGAAGAAAAGATAGAAGAAGATCCTCCCCTTTCCGTAAAAGAAGGAAATATCTTGAAAGACGGCGTTAATGAAGAGCTTGATAAACTGAGGAATATCAGCAGGGGCGGAAAGGATTGGATAACAAAATATCAGGAAGATGAAAGAAAACGCACCGGTATAAGTTCGCTCAAAGTCGGCTATAATTCCGTCTTTGGTTATTATATAGAAGTGAGCAAGGCTAACCAGGGAAGCGCGCCTAAAAATTACATTAGAAAACAGACGCTGTCGAATGCAGAGAGATTTATTACTCCGGAACTGAAAGAATATGAATCCCTGGTCCTTTCCAGCGATGAGAAGATAGGGCTTCTTGAGTATGAACTTTTCTGTCAGGTGCGGGAGGAAATTGCGAAGAGTATACCCAAATTGCAGGAAAATGCAAAACTAATAGGCGCCCTGGATGTTATTGCTTCTTTCTCGGAAGCCGCGGCGGTAAATAAGTATGTCAAGCCGGAAGTCAACAATACGGACATAATAGAAATAAAATCCGGCAGGCATCCGGTCATAGAACTTATAGTGAAAGACGGTTTTGTCCCAAACGATACAATTCTGGATAACACGGATACCCAGGTGGTTATTATCACAGGTCCGAATATGGCGGGAAAGTCCACTTATCTCCGGCAGACGGCTCTGATCGTCTTAATGGCCCAGATTGGCTCCTATGTCCCCGCGGATTCAGCCAAAATAGGAGTGGTGGACAGGATATTTACGAGAGTAGGAGCTTCTGATAATCTTGCCCTGGGTCAGTCCACATTTATGGTGGAAATGTTGGAGACCGCCAATATTTTAAACAATGCCACAAAAAAGTCTCTTATTATTCTTGATGAAATAGGAAGAGGTACGGCCACCTTTGACGGAATAAGCATTGCCTGGGCGGTGGCGGAATTTTTACATGATAATAAAAAACTCGGAGCAAAAACTCTTTTTGCGACGCATTTTTACGAGTTAACCGAATTGGCGTTGACACTGCCGCGGGTAAAGAACTATAATATCATGGTCAAAGAATGGAACGAAGAGATAATATTTTTAAGGAAAATAGTGGAAGGCGCCGCGGACAGGAGTTATGGAATTCAGGTTGCCCGTCTGGCAGGGCTTCCAAAAGAAGTTCTTAAAAGGTCTAAAGAAATTCTGCATAATCTGGAAGAAGCTAATTATGATAAAGAAGGTAAATCAAAACTGGCAGGCGGGGCAGGTGTAATTTCCCAGCTTTCAATTTTTGACAAAAAAAAAGCCTCTACAGATGATAAAGGCAGAAAGATTCTCGAAAAGCTTGAAGAAATTGATGTAAATTCCTTGAGCCCGATTGAAGCGCTGAACCTGTTAAATGAGCTTAAAAAAGACATTTGAGCCGGACATTAGGGAACATAATACTGAAAAACACTGTCATTATAAAGAAGTTTACCGTTTACAGTGTATAGTTGACAGCGAGAAAAAGCAGGCAAATAATAACTGTAAACGGTAAACTGTTTTTAGTTTATAATAACACGTTAGTGTAGCACCCGTAATCCGCCTAGGTGGATTACACAAAGGACTATGGTTTGATATTTAGACTTTGCTCAACTCGCAACCCGCTACTCGTAACTATTTTTGTAATTTATTTTTTTAAAGGAGGTTTATCTTGATAGAAGTTAAAAATCTTTCCAAGTTTTACGGTCCGACTAAAGCGGTGGAAGGCGTTTCTTTTACCGTGGATAAGGGCGAGATTCTCGGCTTGCTCGGTCCAAACGGTGCGGGTAAGACTACAATAATGAGAATTCTTACCGGATATTTTCAGCCGTCAGGGGGAAGCGCGAAAATCGCGGGTTTTGACGTGGTCGAAGATCCTCTTGAGGTTAAAAAGAGGATCGGGTATATGCAGGAAGGGCATCAGGGGCCGGCTTTATATTATGAAATGACAGTCTACTCTTTTCTAGATTTTGCCGCGCAGTTAAAGGGTGCGCCAAAAAAAGAGCGTAACAAAAACGTATTTAAAGCAATGGAGCTTGCAGGTATTAAAGATGTAAAAAACAGGATAATCGGCCGTCTTTCAAGCGGGTACAAACAAAGAGTAGGGCTCGCTCAGGCGCTCTTGAATGATCCTGAAGTACTGATCCTTGATGAACCTACACGGGGTTTGGATCCGAAACAAATAATAGAAATCCGGCAGCTGATAAAAAATATGGCGGGTGAACGCACTATTATCCTTTCCAGTCATATCCTTCCTGAAGTAGCTATGACCTGTAATAAGATTGTCATCATTGACAAGGGTGAAAAAGTTGCAGAAGATACGCAGGAAGAATTATCCAGAAAAATAGAAGGCGGCGATAAAGTAGTCGTGAAACTTAAAGGGAAACAGGTTCTATCTGAGGTCGCAAAAGAATACGAAAAGATCAAAGGCCTTGGAGAGGTAAAGGTTGCTGTGGAAGGCGGACTGACCATTGTAGAAGTTGTTCGTGCCGGCAGTAAAGATGTCAGGGAAGAGTTATTTAAAACTGCCGTAAAAAATGATTGGATTATATTTGAGATGAAGAGCTCGAGCTTGAGTCTTGAAGAAGTATTTTTAAGGTTGACCACAAAGGAGGATGCGTAAAATGAATAAAGCGCTTATTATCGCAAAAAGAGAATTTAAGTCCTATTTTGTTTCTCCTGTGGCCTACGTAATTATCGGGATGTTTTTACTGATTTCGGGATTTATGTATTACTCAATACTTTTTACTTCAAGGATCGCGGAAGTCAGGGGTTTTCTTATGAACATGTGTTTTACTTTCATGTTGATGGCTCCTATTCTTTCCATGCGGCTTTTATCGGAAGAGAAAAAGCTCGGGACTATTGAGTTTCTCTTCACCTCTCCGGTAAAAGTGTCCGATATCGTTATCGGAAAATATCTCGGGGTTCTGTTTTTATATCTGGTTACCGCGGTGTTTTTCCTTCAATATCCTTTGTATCTGGTTCTCTTTGCCAGGCCGGATATGGGGCCGGTACTCACCTCCGTCCTTGCTTTTATCTTAAATGGCGCTGCGTGTCTTGCCATAGGGCTTTTTGCTTCTTCCTTATCGGAAAACCAGCTTATCTCTGCGGTTGTCGGGATGATTACTCTTATCTTTTTCTGGATTATCGGCTGGATGGGGGATTTACTTCCAGGAGGAATCGGTAATTTCTTCGGTTCTCTTTCGCTTATTAAACCTCTGGATAATCTTTCAAAAGGTGTAATAAGCGTAAATGACATGTTCTATTACGCTGCCCTGATCTTCTTCTTTCTTTTTATTACGGTCAAGCGGCTTGAATGGAAGAGGTGGTAAAGATGAAAAATATGATAATAAATATAGCGAATAGTATAAAAAATATTTTTAATAAAAGAAATACCAGGTACGGAACAGCCTCTATCCTGATAGTTATTCTTATCCTCGGTTGCTTCTGGTTTGTTTCGAAAATTCTAAGTAATTTTAATCTGCAGTATGATGTGACGGCTAATAAGCAATACAGCTTGTCCCCTCAGACTGTAAAGATCCTGAAAGACCTTAAAGAGGAACTGCGCATTACGGCTATTGTCAAGAAAAACATGGGTTTTGACCGCTATAT
Proteins encoded in this window:
- a CDS encoding DNA mismatch repair protein MutS, which encodes MEKNGLLTPMMRQYRELKKQHPDAILFFRLGDFYEMFFEDAKLASSLLQIVLTKRGGGRNPKDPRDTSVSEPVPMCGIPFHSALNYITKLIKSGHKVAICEQVEDPRLAKGIVKREIVKLITPGTVLEDGLLEQKSNNFLAALYIEGEEAGVAFLDISTGELLTSEVNIKDGLDTVYDELNKYKPKEIILPASYESSKPGLIKYLESSGVLTGFQEDYYFDHEVAKEILLKHFKTASLDGFGLAEYKAAVSASGVALKYAEETQKGSVSHLSKISVYNPGMFMLVDSATRKNLELFERMADKSQEGTLFYVLDKTRSAMGGRVLKRWILEPLIDVKEIESRLEGVDEFLQDYILRQELRNVIGQLADFERVCGKIGCKALNARELISLKNSLKELPKIKELLGKSDSGILMKIKDNICLLKEQACLIEEKIEEDPPLSVKEGNILKDGVNEELDKLRNISRGGKDWITKYQEDERKRTGISSLKVGYNSVFGYYIEVSKANQGSAPKNYIRKQTLSNAERFITPELKEYESLVLSSDEKIGLLEYELFCQVREEIAKSIPKLQENAKLIGALDVIASFSEAAAVNKYVKPEVNNTDIIEIKSGRHPVIELIVKDGFVPNDTILDNTDTQVVIITGPNMAGKSTYLRQTALIVLMAQIGSYVPADSAKIGVVDRIFTRVGASDNLALGQSTFMVEMLETANILNNATKKSLIILDEIGRGTATFDGISIAWAVAEFLHDNKKLGAKTLFATHFYELTELALTLPRVKNYNIMVKEWNEEIIFLRKIVEGAADRSYGIQVARLAGLPKEVLKRSKEILHNLEEANYDKEGKSKLAGGAGVISQLSIFDKKKASTDDKGRKILEKLEEIDVNSLSPIEALNLLNELKKDI